One window of the Natrinema sp. CBA1119 genome contains the following:
- a CDS encoding trimeric intracellular cation channel family protein: MSQGFIEILFGDPFAVMNTIGLVAFALVGASKAIREEFDVFGITIVGLAMAFAGGATRDLLVTRTPLALQSPIEISLGLLGVGLAITLSVVLTSPETHPVTLVSDAIGLAAFTTTGAIVATEAGVSAFGIVAIATINAVGGGAFADILLDRPPFILFEDFYASCAVLGGSAYWLVGTAGATGSTAAGVCAVVTVVTRLAAVTYNWNLPTAQKLGVLMTQFDHK; the protein is encoded by the coding sequence ATGAGTCAGGGTTTCATCGAAATACTATTTGGCGACCCATTTGCCGTTATGAATACGATCGGCCTGGTCGCGTTTGCACTCGTGGGGGCATCAAAGGCGATCCGTGAGGAGTTCGACGTATTCGGGATAACCATCGTTGGACTGGCGATGGCGTTTGCTGGTGGAGCGACACGCGACCTTCTCGTGACGCGAACTCCGTTAGCACTCCAGTCACCGATCGAAATCAGTCTGGGGCTACTCGGAGTCGGCTTGGCGATCACGCTGAGCGTCGTTCTGACGTCTCCGGAAACACATCCAGTCACCCTTGTTTCGGATGCTATCGGCCTTGCTGCCTTTACCACGACGGGTGCCATCGTCGCAACTGAGGCGGGCGTTTCAGCGTTTGGTATCGTCGCTATTGCGACGATCAACGCCGTGGGCGGTGGTGCGTTTGCAGATATTCTTCTCGATCGCCCCCCGTTTATCCTCTTCGAGGATTTCTATGCGAGTTGTGCGGTCCTCGGTGGAAGCGCATACTGGCTGGTGGGGACGGCAGGTGCTACCGGAAGTACGGCTGCCGGGGTGTGTGCGGTAGTGACCGTTGTGACTCGGTTAGCTGCGGTTACGTACAACTGGAATCTCCCGACAGCACAGAAATTAGGAGTATTAATGACTCAATTCGATCACAAATAA
- the glmU gene encoding bifunctional sugar-1-phosphate nucleotidylyltransferase/acetyltransferase has protein sequence MKAILLTAGEGTRIRPLSASRPKPMLPVADRPLAAHTADAAIDAGADEIVLVVGYEGETVREYFGEEYRGVPVSYAVQEAQTGTADAVDAAREHIDGPFAVLNGDNLYDPAAIDRLFDACPAVCAAEVSDPRNYGVLSTTDGTVTDIVEKPDEPPTNLANAGAYAFPADAREWLEVPASERGEREITDVLTRVIERYAVTPVTLDRWLDVGRPWELLAANEWKVGELERRIDGAVSDAAHLEGRVVVEAGATVEPGVVIEGPVLLRSGATVGPNASVRGATVIGEGVSIGNGVEVKNSVLSRGVSVNHLSAVADSILGRNVNFGAGTTVANRRHDDADVSFTVKGERLSTGRRTFGVVAGDGAKTGINTSLTPGLKLATGTTTAPGETVDRDR, from the coding sequence ATGAAAGCCATCCTTCTCACGGCAGGTGAGGGGACGCGGATCAGGCCGCTCTCCGCGTCCCGTCCCAAGCCGATGCTGCCCGTCGCCGACCGGCCGCTGGCCGCGCACACGGCCGACGCCGCCATCGACGCCGGCGCGGACGAGATCGTGCTCGTCGTCGGCTACGAGGGTGAGACGGTCCGGGAGTACTTCGGTGAGGAGTACCGCGGTGTCCCGGTCTCCTACGCCGTCCAGGAAGCCCAGACGGGGACTGCCGACGCCGTCGACGCGGCCCGCGAACACATCGACGGCCCCTTCGCCGTGTTGAACGGGGACAACCTCTACGATCCCGCCGCCATCGATCGGCTGTTCGACGCCTGTCCGGCGGTCTGTGCCGCCGAGGTGTCGGACCCCCGCAACTACGGCGTCCTGAGTACGACCGACGGCACCGTCACGGACATCGTCGAAAAGCCCGACGAGCCGCCGACGAACCTCGCGAACGCCGGTGCCTACGCCTTCCCGGCGGACGCCCGCGAGTGGCTCGAGGTGCCCGCGAGCGAACGGGGCGAACGGGAGATCACGGACGTGCTCACGCGGGTCATCGAGCGGTACGCGGTCACGCCGGTCACGCTCGACCGGTGGCTGGACGTGGGCCGTCCCTGGGAACTGCTCGCGGCCAACGAGTGGAAAGTCGGCGAGCTCGAGCGCCGGATCGACGGCGCGGTCAGCGACGCGGCGCACCTCGAGGGGCGGGTCGTGGTCGAAGCGGGAGCGACGGTCGAGCCCGGCGTTGTGATCGAGGGACCGGTGCTGCTCCGGTCGGGGGCCACCGTCGGCCCGAACGCGTCCGTCCGAGGTGCGACGGTGATCGGTGAAGGCGTTTCGATCGGAAACGGTGTCGAGGTGAAAAACAGCGTCCTCTCGCGGGGGGTATCGGTGAACCACCTCTCTGCCGTCGCCGATAGCATCCTCGGTCGGAACGTCAACTTCGGTGCGGGAACGACGGTGGCGAATCGCCGCCACGACGACGCGGACGTCTCGTTTACGGTCAAGGGCGAACGACTCTCGACGGGCCGGCGGACGTTCGGCGTCGTCGCGGGAGACGGGGCGAAGACCGGCATCAACACGAGTCTGACTCCCGGGCTGAAACTCGCGACCGGCACGACCACGGCACCCGGTGAAACGGTCGACCGGGATCGATGA
- a CDS encoding GNAT family N-acetyltransferase: MSVEIQTLDPRTDGDEWNRYVERSDGSNPFFRTEALRLQAEYTGTTPYLLAGFKGQEPVGIFPVFEYTKGPVTAAFSPAPHSWTSYLGPALLNVDKLKQRKADRRIKRFLEGCLERINTEISPLYSKFVTAEFDDIRPFVWNEYDVKPCHTYVVDLEGTEEELLGRFSSDARSNIRNADDDSYTIEEGNSDDVERIVEKVRERYESQGQPFRLQSDFARSLHEQLPDNAIRPYVCRVDGEFLGGILVVESDRTRYRWQGGVKPDADVDIAINDLLDWHVMRDGLRDGIEEYDLVGAGVPSINRYKAKFNPRLETHYEITSGSFGVDLLVDQYQKHR; encoded by the coding sequence ATGAGCGTCGAAATACAAACCCTCGATCCGCGAACCGACGGCGACGAGTGGAATCGGTACGTCGAACGATCCGACGGGTCGAACCCGTTCTTCCGGACGGAAGCGCTCCGATTGCAGGCCGAATACACCGGAACGACCCCGTACCTGCTCGCCGGGTTTAAAGGGCAGGAGCCGGTCGGGATCTTCCCCGTCTTCGAGTACACCAAAGGCCCGGTGACCGCCGCGTTCTCTCCGGCACCACACTCCTGGACATCGTACCTCGGACCCGCCCTGCTGAACGTCGATAAGCTCAAACAGCGCAAAGCAGATCGCCGGATCAAGCGATTCCTCGAGGGCTGTCTCGAGCGGATCAACACCGAAATATCGCCGCTGTACAGCAAGTTCGTCACCGCCGAGTTCGACGACATTCGTCCGTTCGTCTGGAACGAGTACGACGTCAAACCCTGTCACACGTACGTCGTCGACCTCGAGGGGACCGAAGAGGAGCTACTGGGGCGGTTCAGCAGCGATGCCCGGAGCAACATCCGAAACGCCGACGACGACAGCTACACGATCGAGGAGGGCAATTCCGATGACGTCGAACGCATTGTCGAGAAGGTTCGAGAACGCTACGAGAGCCAGGGCCAACCGTTTCGGCTGCAGTCTGACTTCGCCAGGTCGCTCCACGAACAGCTCCCCGACAATGCGATCCGTCCCTACGTCTGTCGCGTCGACGGCGAGTTCCTCGGCGGGATCCTCGTCGTCGAATCCGACCGGACGCGGTATCGCTGGCAGGGCGGGGTCAAACCGGACGCGGACGTCGATATTGCGATCAATGATCTGCTGGACTGGCACGTCATGCGCGACGGCCTCCGCGACGGAATCGAGGAGTACGACCTCGTCGGAGCCGGCGTCCCGAGCATCAACCGGTACAAGGCGAAGTTCAACCCGCGCCTCGAGACCCACTACGAGATCACGTCGGGTTCGTTCGGCGTCGACCTGTTGGTCGATCAGTATCAGAAACACCGGTAG
- a CDS encoding DegT/DnrJ/EryC1/StrS family aminotransferase yields the protein MITTTPSVFDLSRSRSGTGGIDSFVDRHAPGVAYTHYGSGKAALRDGLAGVADPGGNVVVPAYLSPAIAEPFRDLGLETRFYAIEETLAPDFGDLEARIDDDTVAVMSVNYFGFPQPGLERIASLTDEYDCYHVDDNAHSPLSIHEGTLLGTDGDLGITTLRKLLPVPDGALLYRTDEEIRERYSPSSFAGPADRVGSVDCRFLATSVAGALLETSPSLYRSVESALSDGSDGSESVDPKARYEAAKVPMSKLSASIADAADPDAIRKRRRENYRTWREIFGDRDDMTLLFDSLPTGISPYEFPVRADDSAAILAELEAAGVTGAHTWPILRESVRGSDEYVTANRLSRELVALPVHQGTEPAAIEAVGDRLRR from the coding sequence ATGATCACTACTACCCCCTCCGTCTTCGATCTCTCCCGCTCCCGGTCGGGTACGGGAGGAATCGACTCCTTCGTCGACCGACACGCCCCCGGTGTGGCGTACACGCACTACGGCTCCGGGAAAGCCGCGCTCAGGGACGGGCTCGCCGGGGTCGCCGATCCCGGCGGAAACGTCGTCGTTCCGGCCTACCTCTCGCCGGCGATCGCCGAACCGTTCCGCGACCTCGGGCTCGAGACGCGATTTTACGCGATCGAGGAGACGTTGGCTCCCGATTTCGGCGACCTCGAGGCACGGATCGACGACGACACCGTCGCCGTTATGTCCGTCAACTACTTCGGCTTTCCACAGCCCGGCCTCGAGCGGATCGCATCGCTGACCGACGAATACGACTGTTACCACGTCGACGACAACGCACATTCGCCGCTCAGCATCCACGAGGGGACGCTGCTGGGGACGGACGGCGATCTCGGCATCACGACGCTACGGAAGCTGCTCCCGGTTCCCGATGGCGCCTTGCTCTATCGAACCGACGAGGAGATTCGCGAGCGGTATTCCCCGTCGTCGTTCGCCGGGCCCGCCGACCGCGTCGGGAGCGTCGACTGCCGGTTCCTCGCCACGTCGGTCGCAGGAGCCCTCCTCGAGACGAGTCCGTCGCTCTACCGGTCGGTCGAGTCTGCCCTCTCCGACGGTTCTGACGGCTCGGAATCGGTCGATCCGAAGGCGAGATACGAGGCTGCGAAAGTACCCATGTCGAAGCTCTCGGCGTCGATCGCCGACGCCGCCGACCCGGACGCGATTCGGAAGCGGCGGCGGGAGAACTACCGAACATGGCGGGAGATCTTCGGCGACCGAGACGACATGACGCTGCTGTTCGACTCGCTTCCCACCGGGATCTCGCCGTACGAATTCCCCGTCCGGGCCGACGATTCGGCCGCGATTCTCGCGGAACTCGAGGCGGCCGGCGTCACGGGAGCCCACACCTGGCCGATACTCAGAGAGTCGGTCCGGGGGAGCGACGAGTACGTGACCGCAAACCGGCTCTCGCGGGAACTCGTCGCGCTTCCCGTCCACCAGGGAACCGAGCCGGCCGCGATCGAGGCGGTCGGCGACCGTCTCCGACGGTGA
- the glmM gene encoding phosphoglucosamine mutase: MFGTSGIRGRVGDEVTAALALSVGRAVASEGYDRVVVGRDVRESGSMLVEAVGAGLRECGADVVEVGVASTPAIARAVDHLGADAGVVVTASHNPATDNGLKLWNPSGKAFGPDQRAAVERRIREDDYGLAEWDGVGDRTRRDGVQDHHADAIESAVDLERSPSVVVDIGNGTGGVTASVLDDLGCRVRTLNGQADGSFPGRPSEPTAETLETLSTLVAETDAELGVAHDGDADRMVAVDETGTFVPKDALLAIFAREAAGSGDRVAAPVDTSLAVDDALTDVGASLTRTQVGDVYVAERTTEADVVFGGEPSGAWIWPEETLSPDGPLAACKLVELIAERGALSELVGDIEGYPIRRTSIEVEAKATVMADVSEGVSERYDEIDTLDGVRVETDDGWFLLRASGTQPLIRVTAEARSAADAEALFEDAQAFVTEAVATRGE, from the coding sequence ATGTTCGGAACCAGCGGTATTCGCGGGCGGGTGGGCGACGAGGTGACGGCGGCGCTGGCGCTCTCGGTCGGCCGCGCCGTCGCCTCGGAGGGGTACGACCGGGTCGTCGTCGGCCGCGACGTTCGAGAGAGCGGCTCGATGCTCGTCGAGGCAGTCGGCGCGGGACTGCGCGAGTGCGGTGCCGACGTCGTCGAAGTCGGCGTCGCCTCGACGCCGGCGATCGCCCGCGCGGTCGACCACCTCGGAGCCGATGCGGGAGTCGTCGTGACGGCCTCGCACAACCCGGCGACCGACAACGGGCTCAAGCTCTGGAACCCGTCGGGGAAGGCCTTCGGCCCCGACCAGCGCGCGGCCGTCGAACGACGGATTCGCGAGGACGACTACGGGCTGGCCGAGTGGGACGGGGTCGGCGACCGAACGCGTCGCGACGGCGTCCAGGACCACCACGCGGACGCGATCGAGTCAGCGGTGGACCTCGAGCGGTCGCCGAGCGTCGTCGTCGATATCGGGAACGGGACCGGCGGCGTGACGGCATCGGTGCTCGACGACCTCGGCTGTCGGGTTCGGACGCTCAACGGGCAGGCGGACGGCTCTTTCCCCGGCCGGCCGAGCGAACCGACAGCAGAAACTCTCGAGACGCTCTCGACCCTCGTCGCGGAAACGGACGCCGAGTTGGGGGTGGCTCACGACGGCGACGCCGATCGAATGGTGGCCGTCGACGAGACGGGAACCTTCGTCCCGAAGGACGCGTTACTGGCGATATTCGCTCGAGAGGCGGCGGGATCGGGCGACCGGGTCGCGGCCCCAGTCGACACGAGTCTGGCCGTCGACGACGCGCTGACCGATGTCGGCGCGTCGCTGACGCGGACGCAGGTTGGGGACGTGTACGTCGCGGAGCGGACGACGGAGGCCGACGTCGTCTTCGGCGGCGAACCGAGCGGTGCGTGGATCTGGCCCGAGGAGACGCTGAGTCCGGACGGCCCGCTCGCGGCGTGTAAACTGGTGGAACTGATCGCCGAACGAGGGGCGCTCTCCGAACTCGTCGGAGACATCGAGGGGTATCCGATCCGGCGAACGTCGATCGAAGTGGAAGCGAAGGCGACGGTGATGGCCGACGTCAGCGAGGGGGTAAGCGAGCGATACGACGAGATCGATACGCTCGACGGCGTTCGGGTCGAGACCGATGACGGCTGGTTCCTGCTTCGCGCCAGCGGCACGCAGCCGTTGATCCGCGTCACGGCGGAGGCGCGGTCGGCGGCCGACGCCGAGGCGCTGTTCGAGGACGCGCAGGCGTTCGTTACCGAAGCCGTCGCGACGAGGGGGGAGTGA
- the glmS gene encoding glutamine--fructose-6-phosphate transaminase (isomerizing) — MCGIIGRVGDGNALEPLLTGLENLEYRGYDSAGVAVQNGSGINVEKRSGKVEDLKESIGEPLDGEVGIGHTRWSTHGPPTDANAHPHTDESEDVAVVHNGIIENYVELRERLAENGYVFTSDTDTEVIPHLVQYYLDAGFDSESAFRQAIDELEGSYAVTAMVSGEHVLYAARQGSPLVVGMEDGEYFLASDVPAFLEYTDSVVYLEDGDVVIVDEDGVEFTDLEGNPIVRTSETVEWDPEQAGKGEYDHFMLKEINEQPTSLTQAIEGRIDSLNGRIALSDFEPGTFDDVDSVQFVACGTSYHAALYGSLALNQAGVHSTALLANEYSVSAPPIDDDTLVIAVTQSGETADTLNALRQAAAEGARTLTVTNVVGSTAAREADDTLFIRAGPEIGVAATKTFSSQAVMLTLLGQRIADDARGEPPADLESLLPELESMPAKIDELLEYSTAEAIADKYSRSEAYFFIGRGLGFPVALEGALKFKEITYEHAEGFASGELKHGPLALVTPQTPVFAIFTGQEDEKTLKNAEEAQTRGAPVIAVCPDGHPAVEVADEHLRIPDTDPDLAGLVANVQLQLVSYHAADLLDRPIDKPRNLAKSVTVE, encoded by the coding sequence AAGGAATCGATCGGTGAACCGCTCGACGGGGAAGTCGGAATCGGGCACACCCGCTGGAGTACGCACGGGCCGCCGACCGACGCGAACGCCCACCCGCACACGGACGAGAGCGAGGACGTCGCGGTCGTCCACAACGGGATCATCGAGAACTACGTCGAACTCAGGGAGCGACTGGCCGAGAACGGGTACGTGTTCACGAGCGACACCGACACCGAAGTCATTCCGCACCTCGTCCAGTACTACCTCGACGCCGGCTTCGACAGCGAGTCGGCCTTCAGGCAGGCGATCGACGAACTCGAGGGCAGTTACGCCGTGACCGCGATGGTGTCGGGCGAACACGTCCTCTACGCGGCCCGGCAGGGCTCCCCGCTCGTCGTGGGGATGGAAGACGGCGAGTACTTCCTCGCGAGCGACGTCCCGGCCTTCCTGGAGTACACGGACAGCGTGGTCTACCTCGAGGACGGCGACGTCGTCATCGTCGACGAGGACGGCGTCGAGTTCACTGACCTCGAGGGGAACCCGATCGTGCGCACGTCCGAGACGGTCGAGTGGGATCCCGAACAGGCAGGGAAGGGCGAGTACGATCACTTCATGCTCAAAGAGATCAACGAGCAGCCGACGTCGCTGACCCAGGCGATCGAGGGGCGGATCGATTCCCTGAACGGCCGGATCGCGCTCTCCGATTTCGAACCGGGGACGTTCGACGACGTCGACAGCGTCCAGTTCGTCGCTTGCGGCACCTCGTATCACGCCGCCCTGTACGGGTCGCTCGCGCTGAACCAGGCGGGGGTGCACTCGACCGCGTTACTGGCCAACGAGTACAGCGTCTCCGCGCCGCCGATCGACGACGACACGCTGGTGATCGCGGTCACCCAGAGCGGCGAGACGGCCGATACCCTGAACGCGCTCCGCCAGGCCGCCGCCGAGGGTGCTCGCACGCTCACCGTGACCAACGTCGTCGGCTCGACGGCCGCTCGCGAGGCCGACGACACCCTCTTCATCCGCGCCGGGCCGGAGATCGGCGTCGCCGCGACGAAGACGTTCTCCTCGCAGGCGGTCATGCTCACGCTGCTCGGCCAGCGCATCGCCGACGACGCCCGGGGCGAACCGCCGGCCGACCTCGAGTCGCTGTTGCCGGAACTCGAGTCGATGCCCGCCAAAATCGACGAGCTCCTCGAGTACTCGACCGCCGAGGCGATCGCAGATAAGTACAGCCGGAGCGAGGCGTACTTCTTCATCGGTCGCGGGCTCGGCTTCCCCGTGGCGCTCGAGGGGGCCCTGAAGTTCAAGGAGATCACCTACGAGCATGCCGAGGGCTTCGCCTCGGGCGAACTGAAACACGGCCCACTGGCGCTGGTCACGCCCCAGACGCCGGTGTTCGCGATCTTCACCGGACAGGAAGACGAGAAGACGCTGAAAAACGCCGAGGAGGCACAGACCCGCGGTGCACCCGTCATCGCGGTCTGTCCCGACGGCCACCCCGCCGTCGAGGTGGCCGACGAACACCTGCGGATTCCCGACACCGATCCCGATCTGGCGGGGCTGGTCGCGAACGTCCAGCTCCAGCTCGTCTCCTATCACGCCGCCGACCTGCTTGACCGGCCGATCGATAAACCGCGAAACCTCGCCAAGAGCGTCACCGTCGAGTGA
- a CDS encoding helix-turn-helix domain-containing protein — protein sequence MSATESDSELDEATDETKETSEDERSDESEETAAESAISEFPPSAKLVYKVLEYEGPLTQERIAAESRLCPRTVRYALGKLEDGGLVTSRVCLEDARQSKYRIGE from the coding sequence ATGAGCGCGACCGAATCGGATTCCGAACTCGACGAGGCCACGGATGAGACCAAAGAGACGAGCGAGGACGAGCGAAGCGACGAGAGCGAGGAAACGGCAGCCGAGAGCGCCATCTCCGAGTTCCCGCCCAGCGCGAAACTCGTCTACAAGGTCCTCGAGTACGAGGGGCCGCTGACCCAGGAGCGGATCGCCGCCGAATCCAGACTGTGTCCCCGGACCGTCCGCTACGCGCTCGGCAAGCTCGAGGACGGCGGCCTCGTGACCAGCCGCGTCTGTCTGGAGGACGCCCGCCAGTCCAAGTACCGGATCGGCGAGTAG
- a CDS encoding HalOD1 output domain-containing protein → MTERDTAASPPVPDSIQVIETIADHVEKDPTEVDFTFGDYLDPDALDTLLESANSELVIAFTIDDMLVTVATDGTIEVREWQD, encoded by the coding sequence ATGACTGAGCGCGACACGGCCGCTTCTCCTCCGGTTCCCGATAGTATCCAGGTGATCGAAACGATTGCAGACCATGTCGAGAAAGATCCCACTGAGGTCGATTTTACGTTTGGAGACTACCTCGACCCGGACGCCCTCGATACACTTCTCGAGTCCGCGAATTCGGAACTGGTCATCGCATTTACGATCGACGATATGCTCGTCACCGTGGCCACTGACGGAACGATCGAGGTTCGAGAGTGGCAGGACTAG
- a CDS encoding alkaline phosphatase family protein: protein MAGSTDDNDLRLLVVGLDAGCRPVLEPMFESDKLPTLQRLFETGIAGPLESQIPPWTASAWPSLYTGKNPGKHGVYDFLSFDGYEWDVVNATHVRERPVWELLSDNGLSSVVVNVPVTHPPRAFNGALIPGLTAPEDPDCHPDGILEDVKLACGDYWIYPQSGPLPDRSIEGYQRTIELRGTAFRYLCRRIAPDFGFLQFQQTDSVFHERPGDKEAIEAVYRAVDHQLEETLERTEPENVLIVSDHGMGKVTGDEFRVNEFLRDAGYVSAQSGGEGMPDWSKSWENDLLEGAVASDSGPGALERAMNSAATVGLTTQRIADALERVGLKEPIGKRVPNDMIRAASEQVDFPNSRAYVRSKSELGVRINLEGREPNGQVPAAAYERVRDELIEALSAVRTPDGEPMFDAVEPRETYFEGPHVDEAPDILTVPAGFDNAIAADLGTERFGEPMEPWNHKPTGVVAAAGPAFDESAALEGATIFDIAPTICSLFDVPIDVAMDGEALPAVDRSTEQSYPAYDPEPIRATDEGTVEDRLSDLGYL, encoded by the coding sequence ATGGCAGGTTCGACTGACGATAACGACCTTCGTCTGCTCGTCGTCGGACTCGACGCCGGTTGTCGACCGGTGCTCGAGCCGATGTTCGAGTCGGACAAGCTCCCCACCTTACAGCGGCTGTTCGAAACGGGCATTGCAGGACCTCTCGAGTCCCAGATTCCCCCCTGGACGGCCAGCGCCTGGCCGTCGCTGTACACCGGCAAAAACCCGGGGAAACACGGTGTGTACGATTTCCTCTCCTTCGACGGCTACGAGTGGGACGTGGTCAACGCGACCCACGTCCGCGAACGACCGGTCTGGGAACTCCTGAGTGACAACGGACTCTCGAGCGTCGTCGTCAACGTCCCGGTGACCCATCCGCCTCGTGCGTTCAACGGCGCGTTGATTCCGGGACTGACAGCCCCGGAAGATCCGGACTGTCACCCCGACGGGATCCTCGAGGACGTGAAACTCGCCTGCGGCGACTACTGGATATACCCGCAAAGCGGGCCGTTGCCGGACCGCTCGATCGAGGGCTATCAGCGGACGATCGAACTCCGAGGAACGGCCTTCCGATACCTCTGTCGGCGGATCGCACCGGACTTTGGCTTCCTCCAGTTTCAGCAGACCGACTCGGTGTTTCACGAGCGACCGGGAGACAAGGAGGCGATCGAAGCGGTCTACCGGGCGGTCGACCACCAACTCGAGGAGACGCTCGAGCGGACGGAGCCCGAAAACGTCCTGATCGTCAGTGATCACGGTATGGGAAAAGTGACCGGCGACGAGTTCCGCGTCAACGAGTTCCTCCGGGACGCGGGTTACGTAAGCGCCCAGAGCGGGGGTGAGGGAATGCCCGACTGGTCGAAATCTTGGGAGAACGATCTGCTCGAGGGTGCGGTCGCCAGCGACTCCGGGCCCGGTGCGCTCGAGCGGGCGATGAACTCGGCCGCGACCGTTGGGCTGACGACCCAGCGAATTGCGGATGCACTCGAGCGCGTCGGGCTGAAGGAACCGATCGGCAAGCGGGTGCCCAACGATATGATCCGGGCGGCGAGCGAACAGGTCGACTTCCCGAACTCCCGAGCATACGTCCGATCGAAGAGCGAACTCGGCGTCCGGATCAACCTCGAGGGGCGCGAGCCGAACGGACAGGTTCCGGCCGCGGCGTACGAGCGCGTCCGCGATGAGCTCATCGAGGCGCTGTCGGCCGTCCGGACGCCCGACGGCGAGCCGATGTTCGACGCCGTCGAACCCAGGGAGACGTACTTCGAGGGGCCGCACGTCGACGAGGCACCCGACATCCTGACGGTTCCGGCGGGATTCGACAACGCGATCGCCGCCGATCTCGGCACGGAGCGCTTCGGCGAGCCGATGGAGCCGTGGAACCACAAGCCGACCGGTGTCGTCGCTGCCGCCGGGCCGGCGTTCGACGAGTCCGCCGCGCTCGAGGGGGCGACGATCTTCGATATCGCGCCGACGATCTGTTCGCTGTTCGACGTGCCGATCGATGTTGCGATGGACGGCGAAGCGCTACCGGCCGTCGACCGGAGCACCGAGCAATCGTACCCGGCTTACGATCCGGAACCGATCAGGGCGACCGACGAGGGAACCGTCGAAGACCGACTCTCTGACCTGGGCTACCTATGA